The window GACCTGCTGGACAAGCTCGATGTCTATGGCGTGCGCACCAAGGAGCTGGCGTATTTCAGCAAACGCGGCAAGCCGATCTGGTCGGAGCCGCGCGGCATCGAGGCCGGCTACAACTGGCCGCAGTTCTCGATCCATCGCGGCATCCTGCAGCAGATCCTGCTCGACGCGGTGATCGAGCGGCTCGGCCCCGAGAGCCTGCTGACCAGCCATCACCTGAAGGATTTCGCCGAGACGGCGGGTGGCGTGCAGGCGCGCTTCATCGACCGCGCCACCGGGCAGGACGCCGGCACCTATGAGGGGGCGTTGCTGATCGCAGCCGATGGAATCCATTCGGCGGTGCGCGAAAAGCTCTATCCGCACGAAGGCGCGCCGCTGTGGAACGGCCGCATCCTGTGGCGCGGCATCACCGAGAGCGATGCGTTCCTCTCCGGCCGCACCATGATCATGGCCGGCCACGAGGTGCTGAAATTCGTCTGCTATTCGATTTCCAGGGAGCCGAACGCCAAAGGCAAATTCCAGATCAACTGGGTGGCGGAGCGCCTGCTCGATCCGAGCTATCAGTGGCGGCGCGAGGACTACAATCGGGCCGCCCGGCTTGACGAATTCCTGCCCTGGTTCGAGGACTGGCGGTTCGACTGGCTGGACGTCCCCGGTCTGATCCGCAACTGCCCGCATGCCTACGAATATCCGCTGGTCGACCGCGATCCGGTCGATCGCTGGACCTTCGGCCGCGTCACGCTGATGGGCGACGCCGCGCATCCGATGTATCCGATCGGCTCCAACGGCGCCTCGCAGGCCATCCTCGATGCCCGCGTCATCACCCGCGAAATTCTCGCCCACGGGGCAACAACAAAGGCACTCGAAGCCTATGAGGCCGAACGCCGGCCGGCCACCACAGAACTCGTGAAGCTCAACCGCCGCAACGGCCCCGAGCAGGTGATGCAGATGGTCGAGGAGCGCGCGCCGAACGGCTATGACGTCGTCACCGACGTGCTGTCACAGCAGGAACTGGAAGACATCGCCAACGGCTACAAACGCGTCGCCGGATTCCAGGTCGAGGCGCTGAACGCGAAGCCGGCGATCGTCTCCGTTCTGGCGCCACGCTGATTTCACCTTCGCCATCGATGGGGCGAGACCGTTTGAACTATGTCGCCTTTCCCTGACCGGCCCGAAACGTTCTCGCCGCTTGTTTCACTAAATTCAAGAAGTTGCGGACCACGACGGAGGGATCGCCGCGCCGCGACGCAAGACTCAGGGCGGCCTTGAGTTGTGGTGTGCCCTTGAGCCCGCGATAGACGATACCGTCCATGGCCATTCGCTGCATGGAAGCTGGCACGATAGAAATGCCGAGGCCTGCGGCAACGAGACTTAGCGCCGATGTGATACGGGGCGCTTCCTGGCCGAGGTGAGGGCTAAAGCCTGCCTGGAGGCAAGCCGCCATCGTCATCTCATAAAATGCTGGTCCAAGCTGACGGGCGTAAACAATGAATGTTTCGTCGGCAAGATCCTTCAATGGAAGCGCCTCGCCTCTACGTCGAGCCAGCGCGTGCCCTTTGGGTAACGCCACCACCATCGGTTCTTCCAGCAATGGATTGGCGACAAGGTCCTGCGATCCGGAAAGATGCGACCGGAGAAAAGCGATGTCCATCCGTTCACTTCGCAGGCCTTCGATGGCCTCCACTCTGAGGCACTCATCCAGCGTAAGCGACACCAGCGGGAAGTTTGCCCGAAACGTGCGAATGACTGATGGCACGAACGGATGAAACGGAGCAGTCGGCAAAACACCGATGCAGAGGCGGCCTTGCTCGCCTCGTGCGGCGCGTTGTGTCGATTCGAGCGTGCGATCGTACTGTGCAAGCGTCGCGCGCGCGTTCTCGAGGAAGACACGTCCGGCGCCGGTCAGTTCGACGCCACGCGCCTTGCGGCGAAAAAGCTGAACATCAAGTTCACGCTCCAACGCTCTGATCCGCTGACTGAGTGGCGGCTGCTGCATGCCGAGCCGTTCGGCCGCCCGCGTGATGTGCTCTTCTTCTGCGAC is drawn from Bradyrhizobium prioriisuperbiae and contains these coding sequences:
- a CDS encoding flavin-dependent oxidoreductase translates to MTVLIAGGGIGGLTLALSLHQIGVSAKIFESVPELRPLGVGINVLPHAVRELIDLDLLDKLDVYGVRTKELAYFSKRGKPIWSEPRGIEAGYNWPQFSIHRGILQQILLDAVIERLGPESLLTSHHLKDFAETAGGVQARFIDRATGQDAGTYEGALLIAADGIHSAVREKLYPHEGAPLWNGRILWRGITESDAFLSGRTMIMAGHEVLKFVCYSISREPNAKGKFQINWVAERLLDPSYQWRREDYNRAARLDEFLPWFEDWRFDWLDVPGLIRNCPHAYEYPLVDRDPVDRWTFGRVTLMGDAAHPMYPIGSNGASQAILDARVITREILAHGATTKALEAYEAERRPATTELVKLNRRNGPEQVMQMVEERAPNGYDVVTDVLSQQELEDIANGYKRVAGFQVEALNAKPAIVSVLAPR
- a CDS encoding LysR family transcriptional regulator, translated to MELRHLRYFVVVAEEEHITRAAERLGMQQPPLSQRIRALERELDVQLFRRKARGVELTGAGRVFLENARATLAQYDRTLESTQRAARGEQGRLCIGVLPTAPFHPFVPSVIRTFRANFPLVSLTLDECLRVEAIEGLRSERMDIAFLRSHLSGSQDLVANPLLEEPMVVALPKGHALARRRGEALPLKDLADETFIVYARQLGPAFYEMTMAACLQAGFSPHLGQEAPRITSALSLVAAGLGISIVPASMQRMAMDGIVYRGLKGTPQLKAALSLASRRGDPSVVVRNFLNLVKQAARTFRAGQGKAT